The Methanosarcina barkeri str. Wiesmoor DNA segment TGAACCTGGATTTCCTCCTGATATCAAAAAAGGAGATTATTACATAATTGTATCCGAACAAGGTTTTGAAAACGATAATTTTCTTAATGTGATGAAAAGAAATAATCTTCAGGTGAAAATGACAACTATATGTTATGTTTCTTTTGGAAATGAACCAAAAAATTGGATTCCAGAGAGTGACGCAACCAGGATAAGAAATGAGCTTGAAGCAAATGAAAAAGTCTTTATCGTAAACTTTGACGGTGTTGTATATTAAAAAGATAAGTAATGATTTGACTTCTAGAATGAAAACTAAAGCGCTGGACTAAGGATGACCTCTTTCTGCGAGGTGTAGTACAGATTATAAACAGAACTAAACATGAGGAATAAAGACTTCCTTTTAATTTTTTACTGTAGAAATTATTTGATTTTTGTGGGGGTATAAATATTAAAAATCGCCAAAAAATATTCATCTTTTTAGGAATTCTAATACTGATTTTGCTGAATTATTTCGTCGTTTTCCCATATTTGTTAGTTGGCTCTCCTGATCCTTTATTTTATATATATAATAATGATCTCCAGAATCATGAGGTAACAGTTGAAGTATTTGATTCGTATAATGAATCTATATTCAAAGAAACTTATGAACTATCTCCTGACGAGCACATCGCACAGCCGAAATCATTATGGCTATTGCTGAGATGGTCAATGCCATGGTCTAAAGGAAAATATACATATTTTGCAGAGGGGGAATATGAGTTTAAAGTTATTTTAGATGGCGAAACTACGGACACCTGCAGAACACTGCCACATGCCTGGAGTTCTGTAGTGATAGATATAGATAAAACAAATAATTCTGACTCTCCAATGCGTATAGGAGTAATAACTGTGTAATCTGTTTTGTGACAAGTTGTATGTATAAGAAGTTCCTCGTCATTATTATCGGTTACAATGAACACAAAAAAGTAAAAGGGATAAAGTTAAGCGTTTTAGTAGGTTTGTAAGAATCTACCTTTCTATTTCTTCCATAAAATGTCAGTTAAGAGACTGCCTTAGAAGCAATGTGTAAAAGAGTCTTGGGGTGGACTATTAGAGTCAAAACTTTGAAAGGGTTGAAGAAAAGGAAAAGCCGTGAAAGAACTATTTTTAAGTGAACAGTAGAGATTGAATTTTCTCACATCGATTGTCTAGTCTCTATGAGAATAGGGATAGTTTCACCGGATTCAGATTTATAGAGAACAGTTTTACCTAATTCAGCGTACAGATATATAACTACTGTAGTTTTACGATCTGGAATTTCTACTTTAGTTGTATTTGTAATTTGTTTATCCATAGTTACCTTGAATGTATATTCTACATTTCCCCCACGGAGCCGTACACCAAAAGGACGACGTTTCACCAAATCACTTTTACGCTCCAGAGTATGTGTTTCATTTATTACTGAGTTGTTATTTTTATCAAATACTTCAACTGTCACCTCATGACTCTCCATGTCATGGTTTTTTATTACAAAAAATGATGCTGCAGGTCCCATACACATTAATAAGCAAAGAGAAATATAGCTGAATAAAATAGTTACTAGTAGAAATCCTATAATAAGTAATTTTTTTCTTACGTTACTGACCAATTAAACCATCTCTGCAATCTTGTATTTCTACTAAACACTACAGAATTTTCAAAAACCTGATATTCTTCGCAGTTTCTCAGCAGTTTAAATTCAACTTGCTGAATTATTAACTGAAATATACATAGTTTTCAGAATGAAGGGATGATCTATAATTATTAATTGTAGTCACAGAATAGGAGTAGGCACTTGCAGTTTGTATTGCAAAAGCACAAACGAATACAAAAATTACTACTTTGTAACTAATTTTGTGTTTATCCAACTGTTTCGCCTCATTTAAATTTTGGCTCTTTGTGAAAATCTTCAAAGATTGTTATTCACAATTAAGAAAGTGCCAATAACTTTATATAAAAGTTTACAAAGGCATAATCCTATATTCGGCAGGTCGACATAAGGAATTTAAATATTTTTCCTGATATCGTTTTTGAATATTTGATAAATATACATTAGATTTAAAGCTGGTTAACATGTGGCTCAACTCCCACGACACATATAAACACTGAATCATTTTTCCATTAAAGTTTAGTATGAGATATTATGTTTGGAGCATATGTAAACCTCACAACTACAAACAATAAGGGATCATCATTTCAAAATCGCCATCAACAAAAAGTATCGAAAATGAAATGTCGACCTGCCGAATATAGGATAATAATATAAACTGCATTCTTTTTAATAAATTTTATTTTTTTAAAAATTATTAATTTCTAAAAAATGTTTTTTACCTAAACGCATATGATATTCTTCGAATAATAGACACAAAGAAATGAAAGTACTCTACTTTACCCTTTTTTGACTATTGATCTCGTCATTACCCTGGGTAGTAAAGTTGCTCTAATTTTGGTTTTTCAAACCATCGCTAAACTAATCAGTGAATTGCCATACAAGACTTAAATATGATAAGGAGCAGAAAATCAAAAGGAGCATTGGGGGCCAGTTTTGGTCCTTAATTTCATGCTAAAGAAAAGATATTTGTTTCCGGCCAAAAAAGACAAAGACTTTAAACTGTACTAAAAAGAATCTTTAAAATTTCGTGTGATTGCCGCAAAAAGAAACGGCAGCCACCACTATTACAACCTTTTCAACTGCTGGCTATATACCTTTCCAATTCTCTGTATCGTATCGGCTTCTTCGGGGTCTTTATCGTCCCGGATGCGGATAAAGCGTGGAAAACGAAGCGCAAAGCCTGAATCATAATTGGGGCTTTTCTGGATTTCCTCAAAGGCGATTTCAAGGACTATTTTCGGCCGGATTGCAAATATACCGCCTGCCTCTCCACCTTCCATGAGCCCGGAAAGTATCTCTGTGAGTTCCTTTAACTGATCGTCGGTTAGGCCCGTACCCACTTTACCGACTTGGAGAAAACGCAGGGTTTTTGGGTCATAACAGGCAACCGTATAAGAACCCAGGAGGTTTGCACGCCTGCCAAATCCCCATTCGGCTCCAACAACTACAAGGTCAAGGGTTTCCATAAGAGGCTTTTTCTTAAGCCAGTTTTTGCCGCGTTTGCCAGGGGAATAAAACGAATTCGGGTTTTTGACCATAACTCCTTCGTGCCCGGCGTCTAAAGCCTCCTTATAGATCTTCTCTATAAGATCGAGGTCTCCGGTTATCACCTGTTTGTCCACGGAGATGGACTTTGAATCCTCAACCGAGCTTTCCACGCAGGACTCAAGCGCTTTTCGCCGTTCAATCAGAGGCAGGTCTATCAGCGTTTTTCCGTTTAAGTACATTATGTCAAAAAGGTTTAGCTGAATAGGGATGCCAAGGGCTTTTTCTTCCACATCGTACTTGCGCCGGAAACGTTTAAGGATCTCTTGAAATGCCCTGGGCCTTCCATTTTCGTCCACTGCGACGGCTTCTCCATCAAGAATTGCAGATTCGGCCTTTACATGTTTGCGGATTATCTCTACAAGGTCAGGGAGGGAATTTGTGACATTTTCAAGCTTTCGTGAAAAAAGCATAACCGAATCTCCAGCCTTATGGACCTGGACTCTTGCCCCATCGAATTTCCATTCGATTGCAGCCTCCTTCATTTCCTTTATGTCAGCAACTATGTCAGGGCTGATCTGTGAGAGCATCATCTTGATCGGGCGGTTGATCTCAATCCCGAGACTCTCTAGGGCTTCCACCCCGCCGTCCTTGGCAGTTGCAGCGACTATCCCCAGGTCATTCGTAACCATAAAGGCGTGCTCAACCACATCCACAGGCACGGAAAAAGCTTTTGCAATTGCATCTCTTACAACGCCTTCTCCGACGCCTATGCGGAGTTCCTCAAGCGCAAGCCTGGAGATATATTTTGCTTCCCTTGGAGTTGAGGAAGTAAAGAGGAACTGAAGATTCTTTATCTTAATGTCCTGTGAACCTTTTCCTGAGGCTTCGGAGGCAATTTTAAAACGGTTATAAACTTCGGTTATTGAGAGTTCGGGCTGTTCTTCGAAAAAAGAGGAAAAAGTAACCTGATTTTTCCTTTTCTCCTTGAGGATCAGAAGGGCTGTGTCCCCTATATCTCCGGTAGTCCGAATAAGAGATTCTATACTTTTTACTGGCATTCCGGAGGCTTTGGAAAGGGAAACATACAGCAGGCTAGTGCCAATTCCCAATTGTTCTCCACTCCAGGCAGGAAAAACCTCACTCATAATAAAATGAGTTGCAATGGGCAGCTCTTCAACATCAACCTTTTTAAGAAGGTCAGCAACCCGACTTGTAGTATCAATTGTACTCGAGATTTTTTCAATCGCCTGGCAGGTTTCTGCAAATTCCCTGAAACTTGTCATGATCAACGCAGCTTTTTAATTTTATTTTTCCGAATTCAGGGCAAAACCTGAATTCTTAACCTGAATTCTTAATCTGAATTCTTAACCTATTAATCTCCATAAATTGCGATCAGATCGCTAAGAATCGCACTCGCAGTTTCAATCGGGCCTGCACCCTTACCCGTAACCGTAATTTCTCCTGCAAGTTCGGTTTCTACTGACGCCACATTCAGCGTCCCTCCGACTGCAAGGGGATGGTTGATAGGTACGAGCCTGGGGGCTACATGAATTCTTTCCCTGCTAACTTCACCTATAAGTTTGATAACATGCCCTTTTTCATAAGCCATCTCAAGAGCTTCAGGCGTAACTTTCGTGATTCCCGTTACCTCAACGTTGTTATAAGTAGCATCAATTCCGAAAATTGCGTTGGCAAGAATAACGAGTTTGCAGGCTGTATCAATTCCTTCCACGTCATATGTAGGATCGGTTTCAGCAATACCGAGCTGCATGGATTCGGCAAGAATGTCGTTGTAACTTGCTCTTTCCTCCAGCATTCTTGTCAGGATATAATTACAGGTCCCATTTAGAATTCCTTTGATACTTTTAACCTTATTGCCTGCAAGCACCTCGTTTACCAGGTTGATAATAGGCATTGACCCACCGACAGTCGCTTCGAACCTGAAATGAGAGCCTGCTGCCTTTGCGGCTTCCATGAGTTCTCTGTACTTAAGGGTAAGAGGGCCTTTATTGGAGGTAATAACATCTTTTCCGGTTTTGAAGGCCGCAAACATATTCTGCATACCTGCCCCGCCAGTTAGTATATTTGTCGGGGTAGTCTCGATTACAAGATCATGAGCTACAGATTGGATAACCTCGACTCCAGAGATATTCTCAAGAGCTACCGTTCTGTCTCTCCTCTTCCTGACAAGGCAGTCGGCAAGATCCACCCCTTCAGGATTAACAGTTGCACCCTTTGAGTCCACAACGGCAACTACTTTTACTTCCAGCCCGATACTTTCCAGATACTCTTTTTTCATAAGGAATACTTCAGCCACGCCCTGTCCGATTGCACCGAACCCGAGAATGGAGCAGCACACTGTTTTCATGTTTTCAAATCTCCTAAATCTATTTTTCAGGCCTGGATATCAATTGGAAGAACCATAAGCAGGTCTTTTTTTGCCGAGACTTCTTTGAGAATAGCGAGTGCCTTGTGCAAGTCCTCTTTACCGACAGCATCGATTTTCATGAGGGCTGAAGAAAGCATATTGATACCTGGCATAGAAAGGGAAAGGTCTACAACCTCAGCAAACCCTGTTCTGTCAATCTCATCAATAGTATCCTGGATCCCGGTATGGACCACGTGCCCTATGAGTACTACATTTATGCTTTCCCTGAAACGGTGTTCACCGACTCTTACAACTCGAATTCCGTTTTCTTCAAGTTTAGCCTTTATTGTCTCAATGCTTTCAGGCCTGGTTTCAAGTACAAGCTTTACAGGTACTGTTTTTCTGGGGGTTCTCTTCTGATGATGATGTACTACTGTTATCAGGTTAGCCTTACATTCCGAAAGTGGCTGGAGGGCTAAAAGCATCTGCCCGGGTACATCTTTTAATTCAATGTCCATGGAAACTCGCATGTTGTCCCTCGTACATTTTTTAATAATCTCTTGTGCGATTTAAATACTAATTTTACCAGTATACAATGTTCATTCACGCATTATTAAACAGCTTACTGTCGGGTTGAGGTGGTATATCGGGATATCCGGCTTTAATCAAGCTATCTAGCCTCTTGAACCTGAATTTCATAACCTGAGTTTCAAATCCGTTCCCGCGGAGCGGGGTCTTATTACTCAGGTTTGTGATTAGGACATTCATATCGGTAAGCAATTTTGGGCATAAGAGATCGAAAAGAGTGCTCAAATATACCGCGTACTCTATTGTTAACTGTTTCTGCTGCTTAGTCAATGAATTCAGTTATATAGTTTACTGTTTATTACCTTACAGTAAAACTTTAGGGTACGGTATCTGCTTACTCCTTCTTGCTTTCATGTTTGGTCTGTTTGGATATATGTACATCCGGGATACGGATTATATTTCCTCTTCCTCTTTTGAATTTTTCAATTAGACCGCGCTCCTCAAGGTCCGAGAGCATAAGACTGACTTTGGACTCCGAATAAGGGGATTTTTTTCGCAGTTCTCTCTGGGTGATTCGGTTTCCACTAGCTCGTATCATTTCAAGAAGTTCCTTGAGATCCTCAGGAAGATTGAGCTTTGAATGTTCCTTAATTTCTAAATTCGATTTATTAGGTTCATTCTCATGGACAGGATAACTCGAGATATTCTGAGCCTCTTCTGTAAGCCTGTTCTGCTGTATATATTTGTCAGTATTGGATGTTTCGGATTTTTCGGCAAACTGCTCAGCGCTCAGTTCCGAAGTTTCAAGAATGTTTGTGGAGGAATCGATTTCGGCCTCTTCAGAAAATATTTCATTCTTTATGGGGCTTTCAGACTTCGACAGATATGGTTCTTGGCATTCTTCAGGAAAAGAAGTCTTTGCCGATTTTTGATGCTTCTTTCCTAAAAGATAGGCTGCCAGCAGCAGGGCTAACAGCAGGACTATAAGAACCAGGAAAGCAGGAGCTAAAACGGCATAGTTAGAGTTTGCCTGAGATACGGGCTCTGTCTCTTCATAATCCAGATAAGGGGCTTCAAAGTTATCCTGGTCCAGAAGCTCTTCATGAGAAGGTGGGAAAAGGAGGAGATCATGTATATACTCTCCTTCGCCTGAGACCTCAACCTTTTCCTGAGCTGTATAAACTATCTTGTTTCCTTCAAGATAGCTGGCATTTATTGTATAGATTCCGGGGGTGAGGTTGAAAGAGTACTCCGAATCCGTTGCAATAACATTCTGTTCCGGGGTAGAATTGATCTCTACAACTGAGTTATTAAGAGGCTTGAAAGTATCCCACTCATAAACTGTCCCGTGAATTGTGGCCGCGATTGCATTTCCCTGAAAGACCATAATGAGAAAGAAAATAAGTGAGAAACTGCATAGCTTTCTAAAATTCACGAAATGTTAAATGGGTTTTTAGCATAAATCTTTTACTTTTCTTTGTAAAGAGATCGTAAAAATAACGCACGCCTATTAAAGCTTTGTAAAGGAGTCAAGAAATGTATCAAGCTTGAAAGCTCATATATACCTGTTAATAAGATAAATTCCGAAAAGAATAATTATATTTACCTGATCCTTATAAAGTTGTAGTAACTTATAAAGGGAGGCAGTCAGATGAAAAAGTCAAGAATTGTTCAAGATCTGGCTTGTTTTACGATTATATTAACCTTGCTCAGTTTGCTGCCAGGAGGCTCCCTCGCTGCCAGAATCTCTTCTGATCATGGAAACGGCAATCAGAACCAGTATATTGAAGGTGCCTTCGTTTCATACAATGAAACTGATAATGTGGGTGAGAAAAACAGTTCTGAATCCGATGTGAAACAAGAACGGAAGAATCTCAGCACAAAGAACCAAAATAATGTTTCAGATTACAAGCAGGAAAGAAAACAATTAGAGGAAGAACTTCAGCTTCATAAGCAAGAGTACAATGAAGCAAAAGAAGATTTTCTCAAAATAAAGGACCGTATTCGGGCAAAAGAACTTGACCCTAACTCCGAAGAGGCCCTAAATGCCACAAAGTTCTACCTTAATGCAAGTATTAACTATATGATATCTCACCTTTCAATTGTAGAGAGTAATATGGAATACTCAAGCGGGAACAGAACTGACGAAAAAGTTAGTGCTATAGATGAAAAGATAAAACTGCTTGAAGTTGAAAAGGCAAACGCTGCAAACGCATCAAGCCAGAAAGAGCTTTTGGTCGTGGTCAGGTCCGTACGCGAAGTATGGAATGATGCTGAGAAAATCAGCCTTTCAAGCGCAGGACAGACTGTAAGTGAGAAAATTGGAGAATTTCTTGAAAAATCCGAAAATCTCTCTGAAAGACTTGATGTAAAAGTTGAGAACCTGAAAGAGACCGACGTTGATACATCTGAAATTGAGGTCAAACTTGCCAGTTACATTTCTTACATTAAATCCGCGCAGGAGAAAAAAGTAATGGCAGATTCCCTATACAGCGGTGAGAATGTAACCCGGGAAGATATGCGAACTGCGAATAATTACCTTCGTCAGTCCCTCAATGATATCAGTAAAGCTAACAAGTTACTCAGAGAAATTTTCGGCGAGCTCAAAAATTGCGAAACCGAAGTGGATAATGGAACTGAGGCTAGAAACCTAACAAAAATTAGGGAAAAAAGAGGATAATGGAACTGAGGCTAGAAACCTAACAAAAATTAGGAAAAAACGACTGAAAAATTACAATTAGTATTGAAAATATAGCAGAGGTAATTAATAGCTAGAAACCTATAAAAAATTAGGTATAAGATACTGAAAAACTACAATTAGTACTAAAAATATCGTAGAGATAGTTAATATTTAAATATAATATCATTGGTATTATAGATGTAACGCCGTTAATTTCCAATTTAACATGATTAATATTAAATACAACATCTTTAGCATTAAAAGTAATAGGATTAATAACCAAATATAACACCTTTAGTTCTAAAGGTAATACATTTAGTTTTAAGTATGACCTTTTAATTCTAAATGCTTTTAGTACTAAATGTAATATAAGTATTATTTAAGAGATTTAGTTAAGATTAAGTGTTATTCCCCCAAAATAATTACGAGTTTTAATAAAAGAATAAATCTAGCTCAGGGGATGAGACTGGAAAATTTATTGAAAAAAATTACAGAATTGAGGAGGTAGAAAATGGTTAAATTCGTTCACCTGCTTGTACTTTTAGCTTTAATTATCTGGCTTGCAGGGTCCGGTTGTGTTGAGAATAGTAAGTCTGAAATAGAGAAGTCAGAAGTAAACTCAAACGTCGTCGGGGCAGGGAATGGGGTACCAGCTACAGATATGGAAATGGGACTTACACAGGCAGAAATCCAAGAGGTTGATTCTAATATGGCAGAGCTTGAAGACTTGCTTAAAGAAGCAAGCCCTGAAGAAGAGATAGAAATTGAAGAGTTGTGAAATAGAAAGAAAATAAGTGAAAAGCTGCTAAAAACCGTTTTCACTTGAAAAACATCTTTTCTTTGTTTTTAACTCTTTGAATTTCTTCTTCCAGTGTTTCTATTCTGGACTCAAGTTCATGCATATCTTTTTTAGTAAAAATGTCGGTTTTTGATATAGATTCCTGAATCTTCTCAGAGATTTTCTTCTCAAGATCAAGCTTCTGTTTTTTTCTTTCTTCAAGCATGTCCTGGACAGCTTTTTTGCCTTCTTCCTTACTGATGTCCCCTTTATCAACAAGTTCCTTTACAAGGTCGTTTACCTTATCTTCGGTTATTGCCCAGAGGCCGGCTCCTATAAGCCCGAGTTTTCTGACGGATTCCCTCATTTATAAACACTCGCTTTTAAATTATCAATCTGGAAAAAACTCACATGAAATAATTCTACATGAAAATAGTTAATTAATAGATCCAGGGATGTATTAAATACTCCCTATCTAAGAAGTAGGTAATGTCTGGCTTTGGTTGAGATGTCTTGTGCGATCTACTTTCGATGACAATTTTCTATTTTGATCCGCACTATGTAACAGTTTTGGGTTTCGATCTACATCATATGAAAGTTTTCTGTTCTTACATTAGTTGTCTGTGTTTTATATAAATGTTTTCTGAGTATAGTTATTAGGCTTCTGACTTTATATGACCTGGGCTTGGGTTTTCTTTAAATTAATATTTTCAGAATAACAGGGTTATCATCAAGGAAACTATGTATCGAGTTATTTCTGAACTTATTTGCACTTGTATCCGATTAAAACCCAGAGAAAAAAAATTGCCTAAACACTCTTGTTTGCATTAATTTGTACTCAAACCCGGTCAAAATTCTGAAAGCAGGCATGATAAAATACCGCTGCATTTGCGTGTTTAACGTTAATAAATTACTTAACCGAATGAAAATATATAAATATATTAATTGATAATGTTACTTGGGGGTAATTCTATGGCAGGAGTTTTAAAAGTTTCACCATCTATATGTGCATATCCTGACGACAAATACGAAAATCTTGAAATTGAAGTAGTTCTTCCAGGAGTGGATAAAAAAGACATTTCTTTTAAAATTACCGAGGACGGCTTTTACGTAAGAGCCACCAAGGAAGGGGTTGAATATGCGGACAGTTACGCAGTCTGCTGCCCGATAGTCCCGGAAAAAGCAGTAGCCAAGTACTCAAATGGTGTACTTAAAGTTTCAGTACCTTATCAGCAGCCATTTGAGAACGCGGTGGATGTAAAAATTGATTAAGGAAATTTAGACTCATGCAGTTGAGCCGAGAAATCAATTGAATTAAACCTCAAACAATTTAAACCAAGATATTTTTGACATATGTTTTATAATTGATTTTTCAACTGCGTGAGACCAAAAACATAATGTTCAGTTTCATAAAAAAAGAGGTTTTTAAATGAAGAAAATAACAGAACAGAATCTTATCAATGCATTTGGAGGAGAAAGCCAGGCACATATGAGATATTTACATTTCGGAAACAAAGCAGAAAAAGAAAAATATTATAATGTAGCTCGCTTATTTCGGGCAATTGCCCATGCAGAATATGTGCATGCAGGAGATCATTACCGGGAATTAAGACACCTCGAAGGAGGATTTGTTGCAAATAGCATGGCGGCTTTTGGCCCTGGCGATTCCGTAAAAAATCTTAAGCTGGCCATTGATGGCGAAACATATGAGATTGAAGAAATGTATCCTACATACATTGAAGTTGCAAAATTCCAGGGCGAAAAAGGAGCACAAAGAAGCTTTGAATGGTCATATGCCAGTGAAAAAATGCATAAACAACTTTTTGAAAGGGCATTAGACTCGGTTAACTCAGGAAAAGACATTGATCTCGGTCCTGTCCAAGTTTGCGAGGTATGCGGATATACCTTTGAAGGAGAAGCACCCGACAGGTGTCCTATTTGTGGTGCCCCAATCAACAAATTTACTGCGTTTAAATAAACTACTGATAGTCGCTTATCCTGTATCGATTAATTCTTATCAAGCTAGTTGTCAATTAAATCCCAGCTAATAAGGTAAATTTTTCCAATGCAAGATATGTATGATTTCTTAAGAGTTCGTTGTCTGTACCAGTTTTTCTTACTGGAAGTGCATACACGTCCCGGAATAAGCTCTGTTCCACTTCTGTACTGAGAGGCATCTATTCTGGAACCTAAACTGCACTACCAGAATGAATTAATCTGGGATTTTATTTTTCTCCCTGTTTTCAATCCAGTCTGCAACTCTGGGCCAGAGCGACAGTGAGATTATCAGGGAAATTACAAAAACAAAAATCGAACCTGCGGTCATGTCTACATGGGTGTAAGCCATCTCTCCTCTTGAGATATTGGTCAAAAGAGCCCCGGAAAGGAATAAAATATCAAGCACTATCGAAGTGGCAAGACTTAGCAGAAGTACTACTTTTGGCCTGTTATCTGCGGAACTGAGTTTTACCATATCATTCTCCTGTTTTAATTCTCCTGTTTTAATTCTTCTGTTTTAGCCATTGGTTTAATTGTTCTATTAAAATTTCTTTGTTAAATATTTAAACTGAAACTATCTACCCCATTTGCTTAAAGCTTACTTCTTTTCATTAACAGGGAATTGGTAGTCACTGAGACCGAACTTAGAGCCATGAAAGCGGCAGCAAATTCAGGTGTAATCAGGACCCTGTGAATAAAGGGATAAAGAATTCCGGCTGCAATTGGAATTCCTATCGTATTATATCCAAAAGCCCATAGCAGGTTCTGTTTAATTTTGTTTATGGTAAGCCGGCTCAGCTTAATGGCTGAGACCACATCTCTTGGGTCATTTTTGATAAGCACAATTTTTGCGGATTCCATTGCTACATCTGTACCTGCTCCCATTGCAATTCCGACATCGGACTGAATTAACGCAGGGGCATCATTAATGCCGTCACCCACCATTCCGACAAGCTTGCCCTCTTCCTGAAGCTTCTTAATTTCACTTGCTTTGTCTTCAGGAAGCACCTCGGCCAGCACTCTTGGAATACCTACCTCTTTTGCTATTGCATTAGCTGTAACGGCATTATCACCTGTGATCATAACTACTTCTAGATCCATTTTGTTAAGAGTTTCAATAGCTTCTATGGAGTTTTCCTTCAGGATATCAGCAACTGCAACAAGACCAATAATTTCTTCCCCGAAAGCTACGAGCATTGCAGTTTTTCCGCTCTCTTCAAAAGCTCGCATTTCAGCTTCTAATTCTTTAAAGGAAAATCCTTCTTCTTCCATAAGTTTGCGCGTGCCAAGCAAAATTCTTTTTTCTTCAAAATAGGCTTCTACTCCTTTTCCGGGAATCGAATGGAAATTTTCTGCTTTTCCTGGCCTGATCCCCTGTTCTTCGGCCCCGTTTACAATAGCTTCCCCAAGGGGATGCTCGGAGCCTCTCTCAGCCGTTGCTGCAATAAAAAGTACGTCTTTTTCCTCGTGACCGGAAACGGCAACTAAATCTGTCAGCTTCGGAGTACCTGCCGTAAGCGTGCCTGTTTTGTCAAAAACGATAGTATCAAGTTTATGCGCTCTTTCAAGAGCTTCCCCACCTTTTATAAGGACCCCGTTTTCCGCACCTCGACCGGTACCGACCATAATAGCGGCAGGAGTTGCAAGCCCGACTGCACATGGGCACGAGATTACAAGCACAGTAATGGCTATAAGCAAGGAAAACAGGAATGGGCTGATTCCACCTAGAGTTACGGATTCCCCGACTCCATAGCGCCAGTAACCTATGAAGAACCAGAAGAAAAATGCCAGAAGCGCAATAATATGTACGGTTACTATGAAGTTTCCGGCAACAACATCTGCA contains these protein-coding regions:
- a CDS encoding phasin family protein, encoding MRESVRKLGLIGAGLWAITEDKVNDLVKELVDKGDISKEEGKKAVQDMLEERKKQKLDLEKKISEKIQESISKTDIFTKKDMHELESRIETLEEEIQRVKNKEKMFFK
- a CDS encoding MarR family transcriptional regulator translates to MVFQGNAIAATIHGTVYEWDTFKPLNNSVVEINSTPEQNVIATDSEYSFNLTPGIYTINASYLEGNKIVYTAQEKVEVSGEGEYIHDLLLFPPSHEELLDQDNFEAPYLDYEETEPVSQANSNYAVLAPAFLVLIVLLLALLLAAYLLGKKHQKSAKTSFPEECQEPYLSKSESPIKNEIFSEEAEIDSSTNILETSELSAEQFAEKSETSNTDKYIQQNRLTEEAQNISSYPVHENEPNKSNLEIKEHSKLNLPEDLKELLEMIRASGNRITQRELRKKSPYSESKVSLMLSDLEERGLIEKFKRGRGNIIRIPDVHISKQTKHESKKE
- a CDS encoding ATP-dependent DNA ligase, with the protein product MTSFREFAETCQAIEKISSTIDTTSRVADLLKKVDVEELPIATHFIMSEVFPAWSGEQLGIGTSLLYVSLSKASGMPVKSIESLIRTTGDIGDTALLILKEKRKNQVTFSSFFEEQPELSITEVYNRFKIASEASGKGSQDIKIKNLQFLFTSSTPREAKYISRLALEELRIGVGEGVVRDAIAKAFSVPVDVVEHAFMVTNDLGIVAATAKDGGVEALESLGIEINRPIKMMLSQISPDIVADIKEMKEAAIEWKFDGARVQVHKAGDSVMLFSRKLENVTNSLPDLVEIIRKHVKAESAILDGEAVAVDENGRPRAFQEILKRFRRKYDVEEKALGIPIQLNLFDIMYLNGKTLIDLPLIERRKALESCVESSVEDSKSISVDKQVITGDLDLIEKIYKEALDAGHEGVMVKNPNSFYSPGKRGKNWLKKKPLMETLDLVVVGAEWGFGRRANLLGSYTVACYDPKTLRFLQVGKVGTGLTDDQLKELTEILSGLMEGGEAGGIFAIRPKIVLEIAFEEIQKSPNYDSGFALRFPRFIRIRDDKDPEEADTIQRIGKVYSQQLKRL
- a CDS encoding rubrerythrin family protein, which encodes MKKITEQNLINAFGGESQAHMRYLHFGNKAEKEKYYNVARLFRAIAHAEYVHAGDHYRELRHLEGGFVANSMAAFGPGDSVKNLKLAIDGETYEIEEMYPTYIEVAKFQGEKGAQRSFEWSYASEKMHKQLFERALDSVNSGKDIDLGPVQVCEVCGYTFEGEAPDRCPICGAPINKFTAFK
- a CDS encoding homoserine dehydrogenase, giving the protein MKTVCCSILGFGAIGQGVAEVFLMKKEYLESIGLEVKVVAVVDSKGATVNPEGVDLADCLVRKRRDRTVALENISGVEVIQSVAHDLVIETTPTNILTGGAGMQNMFAAFKTGKDVITSNKGPLTLKYRELMEAAKAAGSHFRFEATVGGSMPIINLVNEVLAGNKVKSIKGILNGTCNYILTRMLEERASYNDILAESMQLGIAETDPTYDVEGIDTACKLVILANAIFGIDATYNNVEVTGITKVTPEALEMAYEKGHVIKLIGEVSRERIHVAPRLVPINHPLAVGGTLNVASVETELAGEITVTGKGAGPIETASAILSDLIAIYGD
- a CDS encoding Hsp20/alpha crystallin family protein, with translation MAGVLKVSPSICAYPDDKYENLEIEVVLPGVDKKDISFKITEDGFYVRATKEGVEYADSYAVCCPIVPEKAVAKYSNGVLKVSVPYQQPFENAVDVKID
- a CDS encoding amino acid-binding protein; this translates as MRVSMDIELKDVPGQMLLALQPLSECKANLITVVHHHQKRTPRKTVPVKLVLETRPESIETIKAKLEENGIRVVRVGEHRFRESINVVLIGHVVHTGIQDTIDEIDRTGFAEVVDLSLSMPGINMLSSALMKIDAVGKEDLHKALAILKEVSAKKDLLMVLPIDIQA